A window of Vigna unguiculata cultivar IT97K-499-35 chromosome 4, ASM411807v1, whole genome shotgun sequence contains these coding sequences:
- the LOC114181727 gene encoding kunitz-type trypsin inhibitor-like 1 protein, translating into MKRTLVVAFSFLAFLTNLPSGFSDDAVFDISGNPVVTDRRYYILPAIRGPQGGGLKLAKTGNSQCPLTVLQDYSEVFRGSPVKFTVAEPTPLILTDSSLDIEFVDKPECAESPKWIVFLDNEIYTPYVGLSGQTGPILDGKFKIEKQGLGYKLVFCVDDSQNCFDIGRSDAQNGEDGRRLSFTQEDVFNVVFVQAFEDDDKVIKSVV; encoded by the exons ATGAAGCGAACCCTAGTTGTTGCTTTCTCCTTCCTTGCTTTCCTCACGAACCTTCCCTCAGGTTTCTCCGATGACGCAGTTTTTGACATATCGGGGAACCCCGTGGTAACAGATCGGCGATACTACATCTTACCAGCAATCCGTGGGCCACAGGGTGGTGGATTGAAACTTGCAAAAACTGGAAACTCACAGTGCCCTCTTACTGTCTTGCAAGATTACTCAGAAGTCTTCCGTGGCAGCCCTGTCAAATTCACCGTAGCTGAACCAACCCCTCTAATCCTCACAG ATAGCAGCCTGGATATCGAGTTCGTAGATAAGCCAGAGTGTGCAGAATCCCCCAAATGGATAGTGTTTTTGGACAATGAAATCTACACGCCATATGTGGGACTTAGTGGACAAACGGGGCCAATTTTAGAtgggaaatttaaaatagaGAAGCAAGGACTCGGGTACAAGCTTGTGTTCTGCGTCGATGACTCACAAAATTGTTTCGATATTGGGAGGTCTGATGCACAGAACGGTGAGGATGGAAGACGCTTGAGTTTCACTCAGGAAGATGTCTTCAATGTTGTGTTCGTACAGGCATTTGAAGATGATGATAAGGTTATTAAATCCGTTGTTTGA